A genomic window from Pirellulales bacterium includes:
- a CDS encoding DUF1559 domain-containing protein: MRPRRPAFTLVELLVVIAIIGILIALLLPAVQAAREAARRTQCNNNLKQLGLGLQNYHDVNKKLPFGKGGSGPKCNTTTLPYWGNCSRLSGLIPMLPFIEQQPMWDNIRAGGGNPATYPQGWCGWCSWSNWNYTLPALICPSEIVPVPAPGAVGQNNYCFSKGDTIYDNRDSNQSRGLFAVNNCVGLNEVLDGTSNTVAMSERCRGAYNGGGLGNKNPQPIKAGTATGLANLNTKPLATNPGLCLAQVGSSGYYVTPTIVKNRFGHLWTDGQMERVGFNTVIAPNGPACTGDSNVNADCYSGVYPPSSYHPGGVLAVMADGSVRFVNETIDTGNLAMTEVSGGPSPYGVWGALGSKDGGEGRTAP, translated from the coding sequence ATGAGACCGCGTCGTCCCGCGTTTACCTTGGTCGAGCTGTTGGTGGTGATCGCCATCATCGGCATTTTGATCGCCCTGTTGCTGCCCGCCGTTCAGGCTGCCCGTGAGGCCGCCCGCCGCACGCAGTGCAACAACAACCTCAAGCAACTTGGGCTGGGGCTGCAAAACTATCACGACGTGAACAAGAAGCTGCCCTTCGGCAAGGGCGGCTCGGGTCCCAAGTGCAACACCACGACCCTGCCTTATTGGGGAAACTGCTCTCGGCTCAGCGGTCTTATTCCCATGTTGCCGTTCATCGAGCAGCAGCCGATGTGGGACAATATTCGCGCTGGCGGCGGCAACCCTGCGACCTACCCCCAAGGTTGGTGCGGATGGTGCAGTTGGTCCAACTGGAATTACACCCTTCCCGCGTTGATCTGCCCTTCCGAGATCGTGCCGGTCCCGGCGCCGGGCGCGGTCGGGCAGAACAATTACTGCTTCAGCAAGGGCGACACGATTTATGATAACCGCGACTCGAACCAGTCGCGGGGCCTGTTCGCGGTCAACAATTGTGTGGGCCTGAATGAGGTGCTCGACGGCACCAGCAACACGGTGGCCATGAGCGAGCGCTGCCGCGGCGCCTACAACGGCGGCGGGCTCGGAAACAAGAACCCGCAGCCCATCAAAGCCGGGACGGCCACCGGACTCGCCAATCTCAACACCAAGCCGCTGGCCACCAATCCCGGCTTGTGTCTGGCCCAAGTCGGAAGCAGCGGCTACTACGTCACGCCAACGATCGTCAAGAACCGCTTCGGCCACCTCTGGACAGACGGTCAGATGGAGCGCGTCGGCTTCAACACCGTCATCGCTCCCAATGGTCCGGCTTGCACCGGCGACTCCAATGTCAACGCCGATTGTTATTCGGGCGTCTATCCTCCCAGCAGCTATCATCCGGGCGGGGTGCTGGCCGTCATGGCCGACGGGTCGGTGCGGTTCGTGAACGAAACGATCGACACCGGAAACCTGGCAATGACGGAAGTCTCGGGGGGACCGAGCCCGTACGGTGTTTGGGGCGCTCTGGGTTCCAAGGACGGCGGTGAAGGACGGACGGCGCCATGA
- a CDS encoding HEAT repeat domain-containing protein codes for MTRTTISSAALLTIALTSLATDRVRADVVVLENGGRIEGALLDAKKSPRDKYIVETASGRLTFDKSQVKEVIGQSTSQEEYEKVRSQFPDTVEGQMALAGWCRDHHLTAQRQKHLERVLEIDPNFNEAHRLLRHTRDGGAWKTQRQYWEDQGYVEYLGQWMTPQEMELKEAARKVELAEKEWKRRIKTWRNWLEGPRANEALEQIGRIDDPFATRALSDFLDNEKVEAYRKRYVEALARIGTPVAMMILCLRSLNDPSEEIRLTALEYVTEKPLPAFTDLFIGRLRDKENATINRAAMALGRLKDRKAIGPLIEALVTDHIQQVAPAQPGTTAGFGSFNGGPASGGFSFGNSGPKTIKVTLKNPEVLEALVRLSGGLNFDFDRDAWKAWYASRKKSLSLNARRDED; via the coding sequence ATGACTCGCACGACCATCTCCTCCGCGGCCCTGTTGACCATCGCGCTCACTTCGCTGGCGACGGACCGCGTGCGGGCGGACGTCGTCGTGCTGGAAAACGGCGGCCGCATCGAAGGCGCGCTGCTCGACGCCAAGAAATCGCCGCGCGACAAGTACATCGTCGAAACGGCCAGCGGCCGGCTCACGTTCGACAAGTCGCAGGTTAAAGAAGTCATCGGGCAGAGCACCTCCCAGGAAGAATACGAAAAGGTCCGCAGCCAGTTCCCCGACACCGTCGAGGGGCAGATGGCCCTGGCCGGCTGGTGCCGCGACCATCATCTGACGGCCCAGCGCCAGAAACACCTGGAGCGCGTGCTCGAGATCGATCCCAACTTCAACGAAGCCCACCGGCTGTTGCGCCACACGCGCGACGGCGGCGCTTGGAAGACGCAACGGCAGTATTGGGAGGACCAGGGCTACGTCGAGTATCTGGGGCAGTGGATGACTCCCCAGGAAATGGAGTTGAAAGAAGCCGCGCGCAAGGTCGAGCTGGCCGAAAAAGAATGGAAGCGCCGCATCAAGACCTGGCGCAACTGGCTCGAGGGCCCGCGGGCGAACGAGGCACTGGAGCAGATCGGCCGCATCGACGACCCCTTCGCCACCCGCGCCCTGTCTGATTTTCTGGACAACGAGAAGGTCGAAGCCTATCGCAAGCGTTACGTCGAAGCGCTGGCCCGCATCGGCACGCCCGTCGCCATGATGATCCTCTGCCTCCGCAGCCTGAACGACCCCTCGGAAGAAATCCGCTTGACGGCGCTGGAATACGTGACGGAAAAGCCGCTGCCGGCCTTCACCGATCTTTTCATCGGCAGGCTGCGCGACAAGGAGAACGCGACGATCAACCGGGCGGCGATGGCCTTGGGCCGGCTGAAAGACCGCAAGGCCATCGGTCCGCTGATCGAGGCCCTGGTGACCGACCACATTCAGCAGGTGGCCCCAGCCCAGCCCGGCACGACGGCGGGCTTCGGCTCGTTCAACGGCGGCCCGGCCAGCGGCGGATTCAGCTTCGGCAATAGCGGCCCGAAGACCATCAAGGTCACCCTAAAGAACCCCGAAGTGCTGGAGGCCCTGGTGCGCTTGTCGGGCGGCCTGAACTTCGATTTCGACCGCGACGCCTGGAAGGCCTGGTATGCCAGCCGCAAGAAGTCGCTCAGCCTCAACGCGCGGCGGGACGAAGACTAG
- a CDS encoding glycosyltransferase family 2 protein, producing MAHRFLTALPVYNEVNHVGGVVAEVRRYSPEVLVVNDGSSDGTAEALAQINGIHCLHHPHNLGYGAALRSAFEFAVEHGYEVLVTIDCDGQHEPRRIPRFVAACAGWDIVSGSRYLKQYPGDSAPPADRRRINELLTAEVDRRLGLNLTDAFCGFKAYRVEALKRLHVTETGYAMPLEVWAQAAAARLRIRELPVPLIYLDEKRSFGGSLDDAKIRLRHYREVLDRAMAAAREGLQTCRGECAG from the coding sequence ATGGCGCACCGGTTTCTGACGGCGTTGCCCGTGTACAACGAGGTGAATCATGTCGGCGGCGTGGTGGCCGAAGTGCGCCGCTATAGCCCCGAGGTGTTGGTCGTCAACGACGGATCGAGCGACGGCACCGCCGAGGCCCTGGCCCAAATCAACGGCATCCATTGCCTGCACCATCCGCACAACCTCGGCTATGGGGCGGCCCTGCGCAGCGCGTTCGAGTTCGCCGTCGAGCACGGCTACGAAGTGCTGGTGACGATCGACTGCGACGGCCAGCACGAGCCGCGCCGCATTCCCCGCTTCGTCGCCGCCTGTGCCGGCTGGGACATCGTGTCGGGCAGCCGATACCTCAAGCAGTATCCCGGCGACAGCGCTCCGCCCGCCGATCGGCGGCGAATCAACGAATTGCTCACGGCCGAAGTCGATCGCCGCCTCGGGCTGAACCTCACCGACGCCTTCTGCGGCTTCAAAGCCTATCGCGTCGAGGCGCTAAAGAGATTGCACGTCACGGAGACGGGCTATGCCATGCCGCTGGAGGTTTGGGCGCAGGCGGCGGCCGCGCGGTTGCGAATTCGGGAGCTGCCGGTGCCGTTGATTTATCTTGACGAAAAGCGCTCGTTCGGCGGCTCGCTCGACGACGCGAAGATCCGTTTGCGGCATTACCGCGAAGTGCTTGACCGCGCCATGGCGGCGGCCCGCGAAGGCCTCCAAACCTGCCGGGGAGAATGCGCCGGATGA
- the cobO gene encoding cob(I)yrinic acid a,c-diamide adenosyltransferase: MPGGAVGVTRYAFSFEAATLYSGAHAVANLRKREVHVEYRQGLVIVNTGSGKGKSTAAFGTALRALGNGFSVLVVQFIKGKWKTGEQAAAGRFEKFEFRPMGEGFTWDTKDRERDTQVAMAAWSFGRERILSGETDLVVLDEINYAIDYGYVPLDDVLAALRSRPPHVHVILTGRNAKPELIELADLVTEMREIKHPYKKGIKAQRGIEW; encoded by the coding sequence ATGCCGGGCGGCGCCGTGGGCGTCACGCGCTATGCGTTTTCATTCGAGGCGGCCACGCTGTATTCTGGTGCGCATGCAGTCGCCAATTTGCGGAAGAGGGAGGTCCACGTGGAATACCGCCAAGGTCTGGTGATCGTCAACACGGGCAGCGGCAAAGGCAAGAGCACGGCCGCCTTCGGCACGGCGCTGCGCGCCTTGGGCAACGGCTTTTCGGTGCTGGTGGTGCAGTTCATCAAGGGCAAGTGGAAGACGGGCGAGCAAGCGGCGGCCGGGCGGTTCGAAAAGTTCGAGTTCCGTCCGATGGGCGAAGGCTTTACTTGGGACACCAAGGACCGCGAGCGCGACACACAAGTGGCGATGGCGGCATGGAGCTTTGGCCGCGAGCGGATTCTGTCGGGCGAAACCGATCTCGTCGTGCTCGACGAAATCAATTACGCCATCGACTACGGCTATGTTCCGCTCGACGACGTGCTGGCGGCACTGCGCAGCCGGCCGCCGCACGTTCACGTCATCCTCACCGGCCGCAACGCGAAGCCCGAGTTGATCGAGCTGGCCGACCTCGTGACGGAGATGCGCGAGATCAAGCACCCGTACAAGAAGGGCATCAAGGCACAGCGGGGAATCGAATGGTAG
- a CDS encoding molybdenum cofactor biosynthesis protein B, translated as MSESVCQHRAQAPAALGCAVITVSDTRTPETDTGGKAVADYLTAAGHAVLAKEIIPDEPDRMRPLVTSLAERSDIDVILLTGGTGIGSRDQTFETISGLLTKPLPGYGEIFRWLSFEDVGPAAMLSRATGGLVGQTVVLTMPGSPAAVRLAMEKLIVPEVGHLVREARR; from the coding sequence ATGAGCGAGTCGGTTTGTCAGCATCGGGCCCAGGCGCCGGCCGCGCTGGGCTGCGCGGTGATTACGGTCAGCGACACCCGCACTCCGGAAACCGATACGGGCGGCAAGGCCGTGGCCGATTACCTCACCGCCGCCGGGCATGCGGTGCTGGCCAAGGAGATCATTCCCGACGAACCCGATCGCATGCGGCCGTTAGTCACGTCGCTGGCCGAGCGGAGCGACATCGACGTGATTTTATTGACTGGCGGGACGGGCATCGGCAGCCGCGACCAGACCTTTGAGACCATCAGCGGGTTGTTGACCAAGCCTTTGCCGGGCTACGGCGAAATCTTTCGCTGGCTGAGTTTTGAGGACGTCGGCCCAGCGGCGATGCTCAGCCGGGCGACCGGCGGTCTGGTCGGCCAGACGGTGGTGCTGACGATGCCCGGTTCTCCCGCCGCCGTGCGGCTGGCGATGGAAAAGCTGATCGTGCCGGAAGTCGGGCATCTCGTGCGCGAGGCGCGACGCTAA
- a CDS encoding DUF1559 domain-containing protein codes for MHRLSRSARRAFTLVELLVVIAIIGILIALLLPAVQAAREAARRAQCTNNLKQLGLGLQNYHDVNKKLPYAKGGTSFCQASAKPFQGNCNRLSGLIPMLPFLEQQSMWDNIRSATVDTGTCNSPQGPAGWIGWGAWNYTVPGLVCPSDIVSVPSAGSVGQNNYCFSRGDSIYNNCYSSQTRGLFQYSINVGLNEVLDGTSNTVAMSERCRATVDAGLGQAGSIPLKSGEATGLANLNTNPATNPGVCLAQVGTNGNFYANPAICKTRFGRLWTDGQMERNGFNTVLAPNGPACTGDSNVNADSASGIYPPSSYHPGGAMAVMADGSVRLVSEAIDTGNLAWTEVTAGASPYGVWGAMGSKSGGEAGVNP; via the coding sequence ATGCACCGCTTGTCCCGCTCCGCGCGCCGCGCTTTTACCTTGGTTGAGCTGTTGGTGGTGATTGCCATCATCGGCATTTTGATCGCCCTGTTGCTGCCCGCCGTTCAGGCGGCGCGTGAGGCCGCCCGCCGAGCGCAGTGTACGAACAACCTCAAGCAACTCGGTTTGGGGCTGCAAAACTACCACGACGTCAATAAAAAGCTGCCCTATGCCAAAGGGGGCACGAGCTTTTGCCAGGCCTCGGCGAAGCCGTTCCAAGGCAATTGCAATCGCCTGAGCGGATTGATCCCGATGCTCCCTTTTCTGGAGCAGCAAAGCATGTGGGACAATATCCGCAGCGCGACGGTCGATACGGGCACTTGCAACAGCCCGCAGGGGCCGGCGGGCTGGATTGGCTGGGGCGCCTGGAACTACACCGTTCCCGGCCTGGTCTGTCCCTCGGACATCGTGTCCGTGCCTTCCGCCGGTTCGGTGGGCCAGAACAACTATTGCTTCAGCCGGGGCGACTCGATTTATAACAACTGCTACTCGAGCCAGACGCGGGGCCTGTTTCAGTACAGCATCAACGTGGGGCTGAACGAAGTGCTCGACGGCACCAGCAACACGGTGGCCATGAGCGAGCGTTGTCGGGCGACCGTCGATGCCGGACTCGGTCAAGCCGGGTCCATCCCGCTCAAAAGCGGCGAGGCCACCGGCCTGGCCAACCTCAACACCAACCCGGCGACCAATCCGGGCGTCTGCCTGGCGCAGGTCGGGACGAACGGGAATTTTTACGCCAACCCGGCGATCTGCAAGACCCGCTTTGGCCGCCTGTGGACGGACGGGCAGATGGAGCGCAACGGCTTCAACACCGTGCTCGCTCCCAACGGTCCTGCCTGCACCGGAGATTCCAACGTCAACGCCGACAGCGCCTCGGGCATCTACCCGCCCAGCAGCTATCATCCGGGCGGAGCCATGGCCGTCATGGCCGATGGTTCGGTGCGGTTGGTGAGCGAGGCCATCGACACCGGAAACCTGGCCTGGACCGAGGTCACAGCGGGAGCCAGCCCCTACGGTGTGTGGGGCGCCATGGGTTCCAAGTCGGGCGGCGAAGCCGGGGTGAACCCATGA
- the tmk gene encoding dTMP kinase produces MFYSFDGIDGSGKSTQVRLFAEGLREHGREVVVCRDPGSTPLGDELRKLLLHRDDLNIARRAEMLLYMAARAQLVEQVIRPALEAGKVVVSDRFLLANVVYQGHAGGLDVPSLWQVGRVATGGLEPDLTFVLDIDDARAAERLARPLDRMERQGEAFRAALRAGYLAEAARHSQRMVVIDASGNVDEVQAEVRRAAGMA; encoded by the coding sequence ATGTTTTATTCCTTCGACGGCATCGACGGCAGCGGCAAGAGCACGCAGGTGCGGCTGTTTGCCGAGGGGCTGCGCGAGCACGGTCGCGAGGTCGTGGTTTGCCGCGATCCGGGAAGCACTCCGCTGGGCGACGAACTCCGCAAGCTGCTGTTGCACCGCGACGACCTGAACATCGCCCGGCGGGCGGAAATGTTGCTCTACATGGCCGCCCGTGCGCAGCTTGTCGAGCAGGTGATTCGTCCGGCCCTGGAAGCCGGCAAGGTGGTGGTTTCCGACCGTTTTCTGTTGGCCAACGTCGTTTATCAGGGACACGCGGGGGGTCTCGACGTGCCATCGCTGTGGCAAGTCGGCCGAGTCGCCACCGGCGGACTGGAACCCGATCTGACCTTTGTGCTCGACATCGACGACGCACGGGCGGCCGAGCGGCTCGCTCGACCGCTCGATCGCATGGAGCGGCAGGGCGAGGCCTTTCGCGCCGCGCTACGGGCCGGCTACTTGGCCGAGGCTGCCCGGCACTCGCAACGGATGGTCGTCATCGACGCGTCTGGCAACGTCGACGAAGTGCAAGCCGAAGTGCGGCGTGCGGCGGGAATGGCATGA
- a CDS encoding PDZ domain-containing protein: MRQLWFGSLSRNASRVAVGVLAVLLTTTNAPAQSRSGNSRDDSGSSGAQDRDNNRSNDRNSDQGQRSSAGRSSRSSQARHATLGVVFYNDESNPLEVRRVLDDSPAEEAGLERGDEILSVNGHRVSSVQQLKQQIDRAGQNEEVEIGILRDGRRDTVTATLEAGGRQGQGSRNQQYGNQQYGNQQYGNQQYGNQQYGNQGNRNTRSRNQWSGDEEYANQGYGNQGYGNQRYAQGYGEQGYGNQRNNNRTYARGSRGANYGDEDQEQWNRNSQNERGSSRDRDRAFLGVTLDENSRDGAFVTNVYPGSPAEEAGIRPGDEIIAIDDDDVNSSRDLMRNLSQRGPDDDISIEVDRNGRQRTLHATLESHQEFLSQYQRGNYRTGRRSSYREGDEQGTYSDGRRANRRQQNQAENQEDDNY, encoded by the coding sequence ATGCGACAATTATGGTTTGGCTCTCTGAGCCGCAATGCGAGTCGGGTCGCAGTCGGCGTGCTGGCCGTGCTGTTGACCACCACCAACGCCCCGGCCCAAAGCCGTAGCGGGAACAGCCGGGACGATTCTGGTTCATCCGGCGCGCAAGATCGCGACAACAACCGATCGAACGACCGGAATTCCGATCAGGGCCAACGGTCGTCGGCCGGCCGTTCGTCGCGCAGCTCGCAAGCGCGGCACGCGACGCTGGGTGTGGTGTTCTACAACGACGAATCCAACCCGCTGGAGGTCCGCCGAGTGCTCGATGACAGTCCGGCTGAAGAGGCGGGTCTGGAGCGCGGCGACGAAATCCTGAGTGTCAATGGCCACCGCGTGTCCAGCGTGCAGCAACTCAAGCAGCAGATCGACCGGGCTGGGCAAAATGAAGAGGTGGAAATCGGCATCTTGCGTGACGGCCGGCGAGATACGGTCACGGCCACGCTCGAGGCAGGTGGCCGCCAGGGTCAAGGCTCGCGCAACCAGCAGTACGGCAATCAGCAGTACGGCAACCAGCAGTACGGCAATCAGCAGTACGGCAATCAGCAGTACGGCAATCAGGGAAACCGTAACACACGGTCGCGCAACCAGTGGTCTGGCGACGAAGAATATGCCAACCAGGGTTATGGTAATCAGGGTTATGGCAACCAGCGGTATGCCCAGGGCTACGGCGAACAGGGCTACGGCAATCAGCGCAATAACAACCGTACCTACGCGCGTGGATCGCGAGGGGCGAATTATGGCGATGAAGACCAGGAGCAATGGAACCGCAACTCGCAGAACGAGCGGGGCAGCTCGCGCGACCGTGATCGGGCCTTCCTGGGCGTCACCCTGGATGAGAACTCCCGCGACGGCGCGTTTGTCACCAATGTTTATCCCGGCAGCCCCGCGGAAGAAGCCGGCATTCGTCCCGGCGACGAGATCATCGCCATCGACGACGACGATGTGAACTCCAGCCGCGACCTGATGCGCAACCTCTCGCAGCGCGGTCCCGACGACGACATTTCCATCGAAGTCGATCGCAACGGGCGTCAGCGCACGCTGCACGCCACGCTGGAGTCGCACCAGGAATTCCTCTCTCAGTACCAGCGCGGCAATTACCGTACGGGCCGCCGCAGCAGCTACCGCGAGGGCGACGAACAGGGCACCTACAGCGATGGCCGGCGAGCGAACCGGCGTCAACAAAACCAAGCTGAGAACCAGGAGGACGACAACTACTAA
- a CDS encoding VWA domain-containing protein, with the protein MFPYQLDFDSPWYLLLLVLLPFMWWSGRRSLSGLGRVRKWAVLLLRSAVFVFIVLSLAEIQWVRTNDRLTVIYLLDQSLSIPPERREAMIQFFNESVRQHRKKDDRAGVIVFGREAVIEMPPFDDTVQLSPRVETPLDPESTNLAGALKLAQATFPEDAAKRIVVVSDGNQNMGDALDQGRHVADAGVGIDVQPVRFLSRSEVLVEKVTLPPDVRKGQPFDLRVVLNNTTQPAEGESGVVRGKVIVSQRTDDQPHVIAEKPVELPPGKTVLSVRQELEQPHFYTYEARFVPDLPADDAMIENNRATTFTHVRGSGQVLLIEDAENRGEHEFLVHKLRQENLEVTVHASDHLFNGLAELQQFDTVVLANAPREDFSDQQIAMLAQNTQSMGCGLVMLGGPNGFGAGGWNNTAIEEAMPVDFQIKSAKVVPKGALALVMHASEMADGNHWQKVIAKEAIKALGNEDYCGLLPGTDQWLWGGMIRVGGSRPRMLALIDRMTPMDMPDFDSGLKRAHRAMSALTDAAVKHMIIISDGDPSPATGPVLNALKKLRVTVSSVAVGAHGPAESAVMQDIARKTGGKFYQVLNPNALPRIFQKEARRVARPLVYEKDTGFSPYIRFQHEMVSGISAPLPPITGFVQTTVKKNPLVEVSLVSPEPAGEDNATLLASWTYGLGKAVAFTSDAGARWTKQWTAWEGYDKLFSQIIRWSMRPAGDLGKFTVATDVEQGQVKVFVTALDKDDEFLNFLDLGGAVIGPDMKSHEVQLEQTSPGRYVGSFQADDAGSYFVMLSPGAGQAPLLTGVNVPYSPEFRDRETNEALLAGLAQLEPKGGPPGELIDDPTGRGDPKILAQTNTFRHDLPKATSRQDVWQYALLIAGLTFFFDVFFRRVQVSFAWVPRLAGRVRDRLLGRQPQGPPPEYMSRLRSRKAEVSEQLAQRRAAARFEPTAEQPADTAALEEELAAPEAQSSRAAGRGGLSPEAQQEEESYTSRLLKVKKDVRKRTDQQ; encoded by the coding sequence ATGTTTCCTTACCAGCTCGATTTCGACAGCCCGTGGTATCTGCTGCTGCTCGTGCTGCTGCCATTTATGTGGTGGTCGGGCCGGCGCAGTCTCTCCGGGCTGGGCCGCGTGCGGAAGTGGGCGGTGCTGCTGCTGCGGTCGGCAGTGTTCGTGTTCATCGTGCTGTCGCTGGCCGAAATCCAGTGGGTGCGGACCAACGACCGCTTGACAGTCATTTATCTGCTCGACCAGTCGCTAAGCATCCCGCCGGAGCGGCGCGAGGCGATGATCCAGTTTTTCAACGAGTCGGTCCGCCAGCACCGCAAGAAAGACGATCGCGCGGGCGTGATTGTTTTCGGCCGTGAAGCGGTCATCGAGATGCCGCCCTTCGACGATACGGTGCAGCTTTCGCCGCGCGTGGAAACGCCGCTCGATCCGGAATCGACCAACCTGGCTGGGGCACTCAAGCTGGCCCAGGCGACGTTTCCCGAAGACGCCGCCAAACGCATCGTCGTCGTCAGCGACGGCAACCAGAACATGGGCGACGCGCTCGACCAGGGCCGTCACGTGGCCGACGCCGGCGTGGGCATCGACGTGCAGCCGGTGCGGTTCCTCTCGCGCAGCGAGGTGCTGGTCGAAAAAGTCACGCTTCCGCCCGACGTGCGCAAGGGTCAGCCGTTCGATCTGCGCGTGGTGCTCAACAACACCACGCAGCCGGCCGAGGGCGAGTCGGGCGTGGTCCGCGGCAAGGTGATCGTCTCGCAGCGCACCGACGACCAGCCGCACGTGATCGCCGAAAAGCCGGTCGAGCTGCCGCCCGGAAAAACCGTGCTCTCCGTGCGGCAGGAGCTGGAGCAGCCGCACTTTTATACCTACGAGGCCCGCTTCGTGCCCGACCTCCCGGCCGACGATGCCATGATCGAGAACAACCGGGCCACCACGTTCACGCACGTGCGCGGCAGCGGGCAAGTGCTGTTGATCGAAGACGCCGAGAACCGCGGCGAGCACGAGTTTCTGGTCCACAAGCTGCGTCAGGAGAACCTGGAAGTGACCGTTCACGCCAGCGATCACCTGTTCAACGGTCTGGCCGAGCTGCAACAGTTCGACACCGTGGTGCTGGCCAACGCGCCGCGAGAAGATTTCAGCGACCAGCAGATCGCCATGCTGGCCCAGAACACGCAGAGCATGGGCTGCGGTCTGGTGATGCTGGGCGGGCCGAACGGTTTTGGCGCGGGCGGTTGGAACAATACCGCGATCGAAGAAGCGATGCCCGTCGATTTCCAGATCAAAAGCGCCAAGGTCGTGCCCAAGGGAGCGCTGGCCTTGGTAATGCACGCCTCGGAAATGGCCGACGGCAACCATTGGCAAAAGGTGATTGCCAAAGAAGCGATCAAGGCGCTGGGCAACGAAGATTATTGCGGTCTATTGCCCGGCACCGACCAGTGGCTATGGGGCGGCATGATCCGGGTGGGCGGGTCTCGGCCGCGGATGCTGGCGTTGATCGACCGCATGACGCCGATGGACATGCCCGATTTCGATTCGGGCCTGAAGCGGGCGCATCGGGCCATGTCGGCCCTCACCGACGCGGCCGTGAAGCACATGATCATCATCAGCGACGGCGACCCTTCGCCGGCCACGGGGCCCGTGCTCAACGCCCTGAAGAAGCTGCGGGTGACGGTTTCGTCGGTGGCGGTGGGCGCCCACGGGCCGGCCGAAAGCGCCGTGATGCAAGACATCGCGCGAAAGACCGGCGGCAAGTTTTACCAGGTGCTGAATCCCAACGCCTTGCCGCGCATCTTTCAGAAGGAGGCGCGCCGCGTGGCCCGGCCGCTGGTCTATGAAAAAGACACCGGCTTCTCGCCCTACATTCGCTTTCAGCACGAGATGGTAAGCGGCATCAGCGCGCCGCTGCCGCCGATCACGGGCTTCGTGCAGACGACGGTCAAGAAGAACCCGCTGGTCGAAGTCTCGCTCGTTTCGCCGGAGCCGGCCGGCGAAGACAACGCCACCCTCCTGGCAAGCTGGACCTATGGGCTGGGCAAGGCCGTGGCCTTCACCAGCGACGCGGGCGCCCGCTGGACGAAGCAGTGGACCGCCTGGGAAGGCTACGACAAGCTGTTCAGCCAGATCATCCGCTGGTCGATGCGGCCGGCCGGCGACCTGGGCAAGTTCACCGTGGCCACCGACGTCGAGCAGGGTCAGGTGAAGGTGTTTGTGACGGCGCTCGACAAAGACGATGAGTTTTTGAATTTTCTGGACCTGGGCGGGGCCGTGATCGGTCCCGATATGAAGTCGCACGAGGTCCAGTTGGAGCAGACCTCGCCCGGCCGCTACGTCGGTTCGTTCCAGGCCGACGACGCGGGCAGCTACTTCGTGATGCTCAGCCCCGGCGCGGGCCAGGCGCCGCTGCTCACCGGCGTAAACGTGCCCTATTCGCCGGAATTCCGCGACCGCGAGACGAACGAAGCCTTGTTGGCCGGCCTGGCACAGCTCGAGCCCAAAGGCGGCCCGCCGGGCGAGTTGATCGACGATCCGACCGGCCGCGGCGACCCGAAAATCCTGGCCCAAACGAACACCTTCCGGCACGATTTGCCCAAGGCCACCAGTCGGCAGGACGTCTGGCAATATGCCCTGCTGATCGCCGGGCTGACCTTTTTCTTCGACGTCTTTTTCCGGCGCGTGCAGGTGAGCTTTGCCTGGGTGCCTCGGCTGGCGGGGAGGGTGCGCGACCGGCTGTTGGGCCGCCAGCCGCAGGGGCCGCCGCCGGAGTACATGTCGCGGCTGCGCAGCCGCAAGGCCGAAGTCAGCGAGCAGCTTGCGCAGCGCCGCGCCGCCGCGCGCTTCGAGCCGACGGCCGAGCAGCCGGCCGACACGGCCGCGCTCGAAGAAGAGCTTGCCGCGCCGGAGGCCCAGTCTTCGCGTGCCGCCGGCCGCGGCGGTCTTTCGCCGGAAGCACAGCAGGAAGAAGAGAGCTACACCAGCCGGCTGCTGAAGGTGAAGAAGGACGTGCGAAAGAGGACGGACCAGCAGTGA
- a CDS encoding carboxypeptidase-like regulatory domain-containing protein, producing the protein MMVEGTVAKSGGRGEGKCIFTAAFVLALCGGCNSKPHVAGKTVTGTVTYNGSPVEGASVSFISPTASGYGSTDKEGRFTLRSAQGEGVPVGEYKVTVVKTELPPTGKEATSDADYVPPDPDAPPAQPKDLLPAKYKLPESSQLSATVTEQGPNEVTLTLTD; encoded by the coding sequence ATGATGGTTGAAGGAACTGTCGCGAAAAGTGGCGGCCGCGGCGAGGGCAAATGCATTTTCACGGCGGCGTTCGTGCTGGCGCTATGTGGCGGCTGCAATAGCAAGCCGCACGTCGCCGGCAAGACGGTCACGGGCACCGTCACCTACAACGGCTCGCCGGTGGAGGGCGCGTCCGTCAGTTTCATCTCGCCCACGGCCAGCGGCTACGGCTCGACGGACAAGGAGGGGCGGTTTACGCTCCGCTCCGCGCAAGGCGAGGGAGTGCCGGTGGGCGAGTACAAGGTCACGGTGGTCAAGACCGAGTTGCCACCGACGGGCAAAGAAGCCACCTCGGATGCGGACTACGTGCCGCCCGACCCGGACGCTCCGCCTGCCCAGCCAAAGGATCTGTTGCCCGCCAAATATAAGCTGCCTGAGAGCTCGCAGCTTTCCGCCACCGTCACGGAGCAGGGACCGAACGAGGTAACGCTGACGTTGACGGATTAG